ATTATGTTTTGTATGTTTCAACATTTTGCATGgagtttgtaatttttttttttgaacttttACAGATGCATTTTAGTGGATGAGAATGACCGTGCGGTTGGTCATGAATCTAAATACAATTGTAAGTCGATATTTTCCATTTTGAAATCCGATTTAGTTTGCAAATTCAAGGATTCACATTGTTTTGCGGTATTTTTGTTTTGGTGCTTTGATATAGAGTGTGTTCATTTTACATTCATTAATTTTGATCTTCAACAATTTTACAGGCCACTTGTGGGAAAAGATTGAATCTGAAAATTGGCTGCATAGAGCTTTCAGTGTATTCCTGTTCAACTCAAAGTATGAGTTGCTTCTTCAGGTatgcattaatttttttatatgatatttACTACTTGTTTTGATGCAAATCTATTCATTTTCTAAACATTAAACAGATTTGCTTTAGGCGCTGTAAATCTTTATCCCTGGGCCGCAAATTTATTGATATTACTAGTTTTCATTTGTATAGTGTTTTGTGGACACTGATTAGAGAGTTTTTAGTTTCACTTTTGCATTTAAATCACTAGGCTGGTTGAAGACCTAGTGCACAATATTTAAAGGGGAAACAGATATTTGCTGTTAACTACTTCAGTGCAGCCCTTTTACTACGGGGTTGGTGTCTTATTCTCAATTTCTCAGTAGGCatacaagaaaaaagaaaatcaagaaataatTTAATCGTTTGTTGAAGATTCTCTGCAAACAAATAATTGTGTGACAATTAAAGCAGTAACATCATTTTGTGACTAGTTTTATTCAAGACATACTATTGTGTTAAGAATTTCATTATGACATGCACATTGAACTATTTAAACATGTAATATGAACAACATTGTGACATTTGATTGCCACTTTTCCAAATTGTTCTTCTTGTTGTAAATTTTAATTTAGCTATTGCCTTTCTTATTTCCCACCCTTCAGCATGATTTTTCGGTGCAATTTTCTCTGTTTGTTGACTGAGATTTTTGTTCTTTGTGGTGAAGCAACGATCTGCAACAAAGGTAACATTCCCTCTTGTGTGGACAAATACCTGCTGCAGCCATCCATTGTACCGCGAATCTGAGCTTATTGAAGAGAATGCCCTTGGTATAATCTCTGTACCTTCTAAAATATTTATGTAGAAACGACTATGATGCACTTTGTCGTTGCAgcttgttaaattttttttacttgTATTACCAGGAGTAAGAAATGCAGCTCAGAGGAAGCTTTTGGATGAGCTCGGTATTCCTGCTCAAGATGTACCAGTTGACCAGTTCACTCCCCTGGGCCGCATACATTACAAGGCACCTTCTGATGGCAAATGGGGAGAGCATGAATGTAAGCTAATTTAAGTTATTCCAAGTTTTACTGCAACCTCAACCTCGTTTTGTTGTACAAGTATCCAACTAGAATTAATGCACACACACAGTAGTTTAGGTTGTCCAAACATATAAGTTTGAACATGCACAGTTAATAGCTCTTCCAATTTGGACATACACAATTATTGACTTTTTCCCCTCTCCTTGATTGCAGTGGATTATTTGCTGTTTATTGTCCGGGATGTCAATGTTAATCCAAATCCTGATGAAGTGGCTGATATCAAATATGTGAACCGCGATCAGTTGAAAGAGCTGTTAAGGAAAGCTGACGCAGGGGAGGGAGGTTTGAAGCTGTCCCCTTGGTTCAGACTAGTTGTGGACAATTTCTTATTCAAATGGTGGGACCATCTCGAGCAAGGGACCCTTGGGGAGGTCATTGACATGAAGACAATTCACAAGTTAACATAAAATCAGAGATCTTGCAGCATGCCATCAAAGGTTGATATTTTACGGGCAAATAAAAAATGGAACTGTATGAGTAGAGTTTCTTAAGTATAGTCAAGTATGATTGTCGTTGTTCCTTTCTGTTATtcgataatataataatataatcagAACATTAACGCCTGGGTGAATATCTTATAATTAGCAGAAAGTTGTGTTGCTAAAGTTAAGATTTTGGTATGCGTTCAAATGTTCAATAATAAACTATTTAAATAATGTGTTATGAAAAGGATGCTCAATGTTCAATAATAAACTATTTAAATCATGTGTTATGCATAAGATTCTCTTCTCGTGACTCGAATATTTTTAAAGTTAACCAAGGAAGGGTGTGACTTAATCCCCATTTCTTAACCACCAAATCGATCTTATACACTCCATAACTTTTATGTATATAAAAGGGCTAACTACCAAATCAGTCTTATGCACTCTACATATCTTATTATATAAAATAGGGCAATAGTGTGAGCTACAACAATTTCTTGACAAGTTCCCACCTAGAGGTTGTATTAATATTCTCAGATCCTAACTTCTAACTTtgaagttaaaatttaaaatttacaatacTTGATCCCATTATTCATCGCAACTGCTAAAGAGAGAGAGAGGTGGTCCATAAAACAGTGAATACACTTATACCTAATATTTGGAAAATATGGTGAATGTCTCCCCAATACACTTATAAGCTATACTTATACCTAATATTTGGAAATTTCTTTGAATGATGTGCCTCCCTATCCATCCAAGTCTAAAGACAAATTTCTTTAAACACAATTTTTTTGGAACAATCTAAAAAAGGTTAGAAATTATAATCGTTTCATTGGTGAAAATGAAGAGTTTGATGGGTGAAAATGTAGAGTTTGAGCGTAGAAAGTGAGGGACTGAGAGCGATAGACGAGAATCAGAGAGAAAATATAATTGAGAgtgaaaatgtatattttttattaattatgatgaGGATGCCTCCAAAGCATTTATACAATCAATACAGGTGGATTGAGACACAAGCAACAAGTCAAaataactaaaaaacaaaattctCGGATCTGTAATCAGTTACACAAAACCTGTATCCAGTTACAACTGTTaaaacttcaaaaaattcaaCAATGGTAATTGGTTACTGCGATTGCGTAACTGGTTACACCAACGCCAAAATCAATTTTCTCAGCTTATTTGACTTATTTTGATACATGCACAGGTTACACACCCGTGTTAACCGGTTATATCACTTGAATTATAACAAAATCTCCTACcacaccaccttaattcaagtgCTCCAAGTCTTCCAAGTCATGTTCATTTTCAACCTTTTGAACACTTCCTTTTCAACCTTTTGAGCACTTCCTTTtcaaccttgtcttgcctaatgtgagcataggctacgcagccaaatacttccaatttgtcgagatctggtggatgtacCAACCAaatttcttcaggtgtcttcatatctaatgcAGTCGAAGAGCATTTGTTAATAAGATATGTTGTTATCAAAACAACCTtaacccaaaacaccttctttaacccagcactagtcaacatacatctaactcttccaaaatagttcgattaaacctttcagcaaaaccattttgctgtggagtacctgcagtagttttgtgccttgcaatactagaGACAGCACAAAAACtatcgaacgcctcattgcaaaattcaagaccattatcgattctcaacctcttgacctttctgtcagtttgattttcgaccagagtcttccaacttttgaaattctcaaaagtttcatccttagtcttctggatgaatacccataattttctagaataatcatctactatggatagaaaatacctcgctCTTGAATGTGATAGACACCTTACAGGTCCTcgaagatcagcatggatgtaatcaagggatccatgtgttctttgtttgcctttgttgaactttattttgcaagattttccaagtacacatggttcacaaaacttcaacttttcgactttgtctccaccaaacaaattttgttttcccaattcgaccagacccctttcactggcatggcccaatctcatgtgccaaatttttgtcttcaacaaaggttttgtggatgcaacatttgtcgaaccacttacaacttcagcctcaagggtatacaagtcttgtttcttcacgcctctcaagacttcattcgaccccttcatgactcttgaGATACTTTTCTCtcattggaaaacatatcctttcttgtcgaattcaccaaaagaaatcaaatttctcatcaaattaggaacatacctgacttcagtcaacaaccttattgagttATCATGGaacttgaatctcacagatcaaacacctgcaatcttgcaaactttgttgtttcccagcaatacataTCCACATCttaatcacataattcctcgaacaagtctttgttttgaGTCACGTGCCAAGTGAAACCTGAATCCATTATCCACTCCTTACTTTGGAGTCagtaccatcctttcgtaagaattttcccttaacggccaaaccttcaccaaccatCAAAGATTtctgctcctttcgttcgttcaagtccttagaatacaaagctgattgaacttcttcgaaggtcagggactcccttccatataagagagtttctttgaagtgagcatgtgacctaggcaaagcgcacaacaacaacaacaacaacacttgatcttcatcatcgatcttcacatcaatattttcaagatcattaatcagcttgttgaacatatccaattgctcagccaacactttgtcttcaatcaacttgaatgaatacaaagcttgcttcaggtagagtcgatttaccagtgatttggttATGTACAAACTTTctagtttcacccataaccctgatgtcatcGTCTCCTTTGGTACCCGtagaagaaccttatcaccaggGCTAAACAGAATTGTATTTAGCTATTAtcatattatactttgttattccAGTAATTTGTGGATCCCTAAACCCTTTATGTTTGATAATCTTTGGCTGTATTATGTGGGTTTTTTAGAGGTGGTTGAGTATAGTTAAGGCTCCGCTACATTTTTAGGGTGGGTGTCATTCATGCTTAGTAAAATATCTAACCTTTCAAAGGGTCTCTCAAATATTGGAGTAAGGAGGTCTTTGATAATTTGAACTTTAAGATAAAGGAACTTAGGTAAGAGGTGATAACTCTTAACCTTCTTAGGGATGAAACTTAGGTTAGGAGGTCATTACTTAGTGTTAAAACTTCTCTCTTGGTTCAAAGGTCTAGGGCATGTTGGCTTATGAAAGTTGATTCTAACACTATTTTTTTCCATACGAGTGTTAAAATTAGAAGTCGGGGAAATACAATTATAGCTCTTCAAGTTTGAGGGGGTATATGAGATCACACAAGATACAGTCTCTTACTCATTGAATAACTTTCGTGAGCATCTTTTTCAAATTGGCCCTAGTTAGATAGTGTTGCAATTTGTTCTCTTTCTATGTAAGATAATTCTTCTTTTACTTATTATTATCTTCACTTGGAACTAGACCATGTGATTTCTCTTAGTGATGTGAATAACAGTCATGATCCGGATGggtttactttttatttatttaagaggTTTTGAAAGCTTCTTAGGTTTGACTGAGGTCAATGTTTCAAGAGTTCCATAGACTGACGTCCCTTTGTTGtagttttatttcttattttgttACTTTGATCTAGGGTAGGAATAGGCTGggtcgagctaggctttgccaagcctaagcctgACTTGCCAAAAAAAccaaagcctaagcctggcctatagcctgtcataggcttatttttaggcccGAGCCTGGCCTTTTCGAATGTCTGATTagcctattagcctacttaaaagcctatttcctTTAGATATATGTAAATACGTAATTCAAATAATGTTTAAACATAATAAACTAAAAGACCAATGAGACTAAAAGTTTATTTCCATTGACTTATCTTAACTTATTTATTAGCATATGTTTTGTGAGATTATtataacttatgacattgttcaaaaggtgttttcatcttattttcataagttctccaagataactaagttttatttatgtattttaattcaaagtacaaaatataacataatgataataaaaaaatattcatattcatttaaataggccggcctgataggcttaagAGTCTTTTTTATGGCCTGGGGcgtagcctttttaactaaataggccttttctatttaaaaaaaaagtctggcctggcctaggccttGTAGGCTAGGTCataggcccctgttagtcggtctggcctattcccacccctttGATCCTTAAGTTTTATCCTTTGCATCTACGAGAATTCTTAACTATCTCCCTGATTGGTTTGTTGTATAAGTTGGTTGCCAAAGTGTTAGCTGCTAGGCTTACATCAGTGATGGACAAGTTGATCTCTCTTAATCAGTCTGCTTTTCATAAAGGTAGACTTTTAGTGGATAGAGTGGTAGATGTTAATGAGGTTATGGATATGGCTAAGATAGCCaataaagattttcttatttttaaggtggattttgagaaGGCTTATGATAATATGTTATTGAAGTTTGGTTTTTATGATAAGTGGCACAATTTAATTCGGGCTAGTATCTTATATGGGAGTCTCTATGTCCTTATTAGTTTGTGTCCCACCCAAGCATTATGGAGGAGCCCTCGATTGAAAATATTTGAGTTATTAAGTCTATcctcctttttttttaattttcttttagctTATGTGTTAATTTTGCTAAAAATCAGCTCATTTGTGTTAATGTGGAATCAATTTTTTTGATTCAACCTAATATTTGCTTCATGGATACAGGGGGTCCCCCCTTTGGAGAAATGAGTCTCCCAGTGGGTGCTAAGCCACATTCTTATAGTTCTTGGAAACTTCTTAACATTTTGATTACTAGGTGTTGGCATTCGTGGAGTCATCGTTAGGTTAGTCTGGGTATTCAGGTAAGgtgagaaaaacaaaagaaatgggTGAATTGTGTtagctttttctttctttataaaaatatcttattagattctgaactcaaagtctaTAATCTTATACGGAGGCAAGTGTTTGCAGCAGATAAAAACAATTTTGAGATAGAAAATGAAACAAAGAGAGACACAAGCAATTTTATCCTGGTTCCTCTCACAAAACGAGAGTAATCCAGTCCCCTTGAACTTCCAAGGGATTTCATTATAACCAAAACTGATTACAAATGCTCAAGCATACAAGCAAGAGACTTTCAATgctcaaacacacaagtaagagaCTTATAATGCTCAAgtacacaagcaagagacttcataTGCTCATGCACACAAGCAATAGACTTCTAACAATATAACTTAATCAAATAAGAGATTGTTTAAATAttacacttgatatacaatcaAAGGTGTAAACAGAATACAACTAAAAGAGACTCTTAAGACTTATATATTTCTAAAATATACAAATGATAAGAAATTCTAAGTTAAACTCATGCTTTTGATTTGACAGAGTAATAACTCTTTTGACTGTCAAGGATTGTTTATCTTTCTTCAAGTCTTCAGCTTTTTATATAGAGAGATAGAAAAGAGTCGTTGAAGAAAAGAGCTTGCACAAGTGAGTCTttctcaaaaaaatttaaaataagtctttctcaaaaaaataatttcaaataatattagttttttcttgtcaaaataattttcaaatatataaaaaataaactttcatttttttaatttaaattaaaaaaattaagctcTTGTCTCTTTTATGCTAGCTTAGGCTTGGATCTTGGTTTGTGTGTTAATTTCTATCTTTAGATTTTATTTGCTTGCTTGATTTATTGATATTTCTCATGCATAGTTATGTTAGATAATTGGAATTGATAAAATcaaaaaaacttaaaaacaaGTATTcacttaaaataaattcaaactaCTTGATCAACATCAAGTCATTTTTTCAAGGGATAATAGacatttaccccctgccatataggcgagatttagGTTAcccccctattaattttttttttgaattacacccctgtatttttagggtacccccctaagcgtgtaaaaaacagtgaaaaaccaggagggtaaataaaaaaaacaactttacaggggggggggggggtcctagggggtaaatcatagaacttttcatgtttcaagggggtaatccaaaaaaataaataatagaggAGTAACCAGAATCTTGCCTATATGACAAGGGGGTAAATGTCTATTATCCCTTTTTTCAATAAAGTAACTCACCGCTCATTCACCAATTtccaataaataaaaataatttttcacaataaaaatccaaatcaattaaatacttgatccaacgtcaagcCACTTTTACATCTCTTTTTCAAACAAAAGGATTAAACGGGCGAGCTTGAAGAATTTCCAACCTTTCCTTAAGTGTTTGAATACAAGATGAATATCTCGGAATTTGACAGTCATATCCATTAAAAACAATTCAAACTCATCAAATAATCTTTTTTCACCCAAGCGCAAATTTGCCCAAATGTGAATCCCTTTCAAACAACTAGTGTTTTCCGCCCAAGTGCGACTAGACtcattttcataaataaaatcaaccaacaaacaaaAGTTGTTTCAACGAAGAACTACGTAGCCTTGAGTTCTCGTCCACACCTGGAGATACGTAGGAGCAAGATCCAAAGTCTTGCCAGACccaataataaaaaaccaaaaacattatCCTTTTCTCTTTCTCGCATAATAATAAGTACGCAAGTAAACATAAGCTAACTCTCATttgcaaaactaactaaatgggtcccgttGAGTACAACGAATGggagggtgctaatacctttcccTTGCATAACTGACttccgaaccctaatttggttacgatgaCCATATTATCCTTtctttcgtgggttttatcgatattttctctttccttttggaataaataaagttcagtggtgactctgttgtatttcgagcATGCGATGCACTCGAGTATTTTTCGCGCCGCGAAAAAAGCTTTGTCGAAATTAGAATCCATACCATATTTATCACTATCTCTCATACATGATCCTATAACACCCAAGATTGGATTTGGATGCCACAAAAAGGGTACTAGGCAGACTCTACTTTCGAGTACGAACTCACTCCTT
The Vicia villosa cultivar HV-30 ecotype Madison, WI linkage group LG6, Vvil1.0, whole genome shotgun sequence genome window above contains:
- the LOC131609698 gene encoding isopentenyl-diphosphate Delta-isomerase I, whose translation is MRTAQSLIVAMLNRQVFKTNVTTGLFPHSFPPSSSSTFSRSRLFSSLFFNPKIPLSASLSTATTMGETPVAVDAGMDAVQRRLMFDDECILVDENDRAVGHESKYNCHLWEKIESENWLHRAFSVFLFNSKYELLLQQRSATKVTFPLVWTNTCCSHPLYRESELIEENALGVRNAAQRKLLDELGIPAQDVPVDQFTPLGRIHYKAPSDGKWGEHELDYLLFIVRDVNVNPNPDEVADIKYVNRDQLKELLRKADAGEGGLKLSPWFRLVVDNFLFKWWDHLEQGTLGEVIDMKTIHKLT